The region ATCGTGCAAGTTCTTATATCAAGGAATGAATCTCGACGTGCTACTGCATACTCGGCATATCAAGAGTATCTTAATTTATGTTTTGAGAATCATAAATTTGCATATGGTAACGAAAGTGAGATAAAGCAGAATGATCACGTTGATTCTCAATATCCTTGGTTTGTTTCTCAGATGCTTTTTACCTTTGAGCAAGTATTAGAAACTGACAAAAAAGATAAAGAATGGGAGGTTGCTATTGAGTCACAACTTCGAAGACACAAGTGGTACTTAAAAGAATCTAACTCAGTAAGTCGAAATGAATGGAATAGTAGT is a window of Aliivibrio wodanis DNA encoding:
- a CDS encoding membrane protein (No significant database matches), with product MICLDTSIAQFFTFEFWSLRTNIAMMIMALIALTFTIVQVLISRNESRRATAYSAYQEYLNLCFENHKFAYGNESEIKQNDHVDSQYPWFVSQMLFTFEQVLETDKKDKEWEVAIESQLRRHKWYLKESNSVSRNEWNSSLRSILNKIIGE